GAGACGTCGTGGCCGTACGTCGAGTCGTTGATGACCGCGACGCCGTAGCCGGGCTCGGCGATGTGCACCCAGCGGTGGCCGGAGACCTCGAAGCGGGCCGCCTCCCAGCTGGTGTTGGTGTGGGTGGGCCGCTGGATGTGGCCGAACTGGATCTCGGCGGAGGAGTGCGGGGCACGGATGTCCACCGGGAAACCGGCCTTGAGGATCTTCTCGGCCTCGTGCCAGTCGATCTCGGTCTCGAAGTCGATGCGGGGGCTGCCGGCGCGCAGGGTGATCGTCTGGGTGACCTGCGAGCCCTTGCCGAAGGAACGCGTGACGCGGATCGCGCCGCGCAGGGGGTCCTCTTCGACGACGGCCACCGCGTCGGCGTCCAGCAGATCCGTATAGCGGTTCTTGTAGTGCTTGTCGATGTCCCAGGCGTCCCAGTAGTTCGGGAGGTCGGTGTGCAGGCGCAGGAGGTTGCCCTTGTCGGCGAGCACCTCGCGGTTCGCCCGCAGATCGAACACGGAGGACAGGGTGCCGTCCTGCGCCACCTCGACCCGCACCAGGCCGTTGTCGAGGACCCGGCCCGCCACCTTCACCGACTGTGCGGGCTGGGCGTCGGTCAGCGGCGCGCTGCCGCTCGCGGGCACCTCGACGTAGGCCGGTGCGCCCTCGGAGGTGCGGACGACCTCGGCCCGGTCGAAGGGGCTGGTGTTGAACACCCGCGTGCCGCCGGCGCCCAGCGCGGCCACGGCCTCGGCGGTCAGCGCCTCCAACTCCTCGGCCACGCGGGCGTATTCGGCCTCCGCCTCGCGGTGCACCCAGGCGATCGAGGACCCCGGCAGGATGTCGTGGAACTGGTGCAGCAGGACGGTCTTCCAGAGCCGGTCCAGCTTCTCGTACGGGTACACGTACCCCGGCGCGTGCAGCGCCGCCGTCGTGGCCCACAACTCGGCCTCGCGGAGCCGGTGTTCGCTGCGCCGGTTGCCCTGCTTGGTGCGGGCCTGCGAGGTGTAGGTGGCGCGGTGCAGCTCCAGGTAGAGCTCACCGACCCACACGGGGGCGTCCGGGTACTCCTCGCGGGCCTTGGCGAAGAAGTCGTCGGGGTGCTCGACGACGACCTTCGGAGAACCCTCCAGGTCGGCGAGGCGGCGCGCCCGTTCCATGATCTCGCGGGTGGGGCCGCCACCGCCGTCGCCCCAGCCGAACGGCGCGAGGGAGCGCGTGCCGCCGCCCTTCTCGGAGTAGTTGCGGACCGCGCGGTCCATCTCCTCGCCGCTGAAGCGGGCGTTGTAGGTGTCGACCGGCGGGAAGTGGGTGAAGATGCGGGTGCCGTCGATGCCCTCCCACCAGAAGGTGTGGTGGGGGAACTTGTTCGTCTGGTTCCAGGAGATCTTCTGGGTCAGGAACCACTCGTTGCCGGCGAGCTTGGCGAGCTGCGGGTAGGCGGCGGTGTAGCCGAAGGAGTCCGGCAGCCAGACGCCCTTGGTCTCGACGCCGAAGTGCTCGATGAAGAACCGCTTGCCGTGGATGAGCTGGCGGGCGATCGCCTCGCCGCCGGGCAGGTTGCCGTCGGCCTCGACCCACATGCCGCCGACCGGCGCCCACTGGCCCTTCTTCACCGACTCCTGGATACGGGCCCACACGTGCGGGTAGTTGTCGCGGACCCACTCGTACTGCTGGGCCTGCGAGCAGGCGAAGATGAAGTCGTCGTACTCGTCGGCCAGGGACGTGACGTTGGAGAAGGTGCGGGACGTCTTGCGCTTCGTCTCCCGGATCGGCCACAGCCACGCCGAGTCGATGTGGGCGTGGCCGACACCGGAGACCGTGTGCGCGCTGGCGTGGGCCGGCCTGGCGAGCGCCGGGGCGAGCACCTCGCGGACTGCGGCGGCGCTGCCCGAGATGTCGTCGAGGTCCAGGGCGTCCATGGCCCGGTCCAGGGCGTGCATGATCTCGTGGCGGCGCGGCTCGTGCTCGCCGAGGTGGACCATGAGCTCGCGCAGCACCTGGATGTCCAGGTCGAGGTGCCAGACCTCCTCGTCCAGGACGGCGATGTCGGCGCGCTGGAAGGTGTACAGCGGCTTGTCGCCTGCCGTGAGGACGTCGCCGAGCCGGGTCGTCCTCGAGAAGTTGTCGGCCAGGATGTCCGGGTTGGAGGCGGCCTCGACCAGGTAGTCGATCTCCTCGCCGCCCGAGACCGGGTTGCCGATCGGCACGTACTGGTTGAGCGGGTTGACCGCCTTCAGGGGCCGGCCATCGGGCAGGTGGACCAGGGCCTCGGCCTGGTTGCCGGGCCAGTCGCCCACGAAGCCGAGGTCGATGACCGCCTCGACGCGCCGTCCGGCCCACTCGGCGGGGACGCGCCCGCGCATACGGAACCAGGTCGTGCCCCAGGGCGGACCCCACGGGGTGTCCATCGCGAAGGGTTGGTACCGGGCGGCCGCGGCCTCCTCGAAGGAGACGGGCTCTCCCGGCGCCTGCCAGGCCTCGACCTCGAGGGGGACGGTGGCCGAGTAGATCGCGGGCCTGATGCGCTGGTTGTGGACGCGCTCGACGCGTTCCTCGATCCGGCGGCGTTCGTCGTGCATGAGAGGTCTCCAGGGAGGGAGAGAACGGAGGGGGAAGCGGGGGACGGAAGCGCTTTCCGGGCGAGCGCTACCTAAGGTACGCGAGGCCGGGATGCACCCCGGCGTACCCCTCGACCAGCCTGCGGGCGACGTTGACCGAGTCGACCAGCGGGTGCAGCGCGAACGCCTTCACCGCCGTCGTGCGCGAACCGGACTCGGCGGCGGCCAGCACCTCCCGCTCGACCGCCTTGACCGAGCAGACGAGGCCGGTGGCGTGATCGGGCAGGGGGGCGACGGCGACCGGGTGGGCACCGTTGGCGTCGACCAGGCAGGGCACCTCGATGACGGCCTCGGAGTCGAGCACCGAGAGCGTGCCTTGGTTGCGGACATTGAGGATCAGGGTCGTGCGCTCGTCGCGGGCGATGGCTCGCATCAGCGCGAGCGCCACTTTCTCGTAGCCGCCGGAGAGGTCGTCGGCGTCGCGCTCGCCGGCGCCGGCCGTCTCCCGGTTCTCGGACATGTAGGTGGCCTCGCGCTCGGCGCGGGTGCGGTCCCAGATCTCCAGGGCGGAGGCGTCCGACCGCTCGACCTCCCGGTAGAAGTGCGCCTGCTGGTCGGCGAGGAAGGCGCCGCGGGTCTTGTCGGCCTGCTGGTAGGCGCGGACCGCTTCCCGGTTGAAGTAGTAGTAGTGCAGGTACTCGTTCGGGATCGCGCCCAGCGACCGGAGCCAGTCGACGCCGAAGAGCTTGCCCTCCTCGAAGGAGCCCAGCAGGTCGGGGTCGGCGAGCAGGCGGGGGAGTTCGTCGCGGCCGGCGACGCGCAGGCCGCGCACCCAGCCGAGGTGGTTGAGGCCGACGTAGTCGATCCATGCCTCGCCCGGGTTCTTCACGCCGAGCACGCGGGCGATACGGCGGCCGAGGCCGACCGGCGAGTCGCAGATGCCGATGACGCGGTCGCCGAGGTGGCGGGACATGGCCTCGGTGACCAGGCCCGCAGGGTTGGTGAAGTTGATGACCCAGGCGTCCGGCGCGAGGCGGGCCACGCGCTGGGCGATGTCGATGGCGACGGGCACGGTCCGCAGGCCGTAGGCGATGCCGCCCGCGCCGACCGTCTCCTGGCCCAGGACGCCCTCGGCGAGCGCGACCCGCTCGTCGTTCGCCCTGCCCTCCAGGCCGCCGACGCGGATCGCCGAGAAGACGAAGTCGGCGCCGCGCAGGGCCTCGTCCAGGTCGGTCGTGGCGGTCACCTCGGGCGCGTCCGGCACCCCGGCCGCCTGCTCGGCGAGCACGCGGGTCACCGCGGAGAGCCGCTGCGCGTCCAGGTCGTGCAGCACGACCTGGGTGACCCGGCCTTCGGCGCGGTCCGTCAGGAGCGCCCCGTACACGAGCGGTACGCGGAATCCTCCGCCGCCCAGAATCGTCAGTTTCACCGGGTTCCTCCCATCGGGCAGGCGGCGCGCAACGCGTGGTGAGAACTGAGCACGCGCCACCTCCTTGACCTTGCTTCAAGACCCCGGGCTGGTTCCGACCCGGCTGGTGTCGAGGGCGTGAGACCTCGCTGTTCGCTGAGCGGTGGGGCGTCCTGGGCCAGAAGTTGCCTCGCGTCAGCCGCGGGAGGGCTCACGTCTGCACCATTCCCGCCACGACGACCTCGACGCCGGCCTCCTGCAAGGAGGCCCGCGTCACCGCATCGACCGGCGCGTTCGTCACCACCACGTCCAGGTCGTCCGGACCGCACACCCTCGCCATACCCGTGCCGGGGAACTTCGCCGCGTCGGCGAGCAGCACGACCTTCTCACCGGCCTTGATCATGGCCCGCTTGACCGGCACCTCGACGACCGTCGTGTCCATCACCTGCCCGCCCGGCCGCACCCCGCTGGTCCCCAGGAACAGCCAGTCGGCATGCAGCTGGCGCAGGTTGTCCTCGGTGAGGAAGCCGACCAGGGAGCGGTACTCGCGGCGGAGCATGCCGCCGAGCACCACCAGCTCGATGCCCTCGTCATCGGCGAGCTCCTCGTAGACCACCAGATTGCTGGTGATCACCGTGAGGCGGCGGCCGTGCAGCTGGCGGGCCAGCCGGAAGGCGGTCGTGCCGATGTCGAGCAGCACCGACTGACCATCTTCGATCATCGAGGCGGCGCGCGCGGCTATGGCGTCCTTCTCGGCCACGCGCATCTCGGCGACCTCGGCGAAGGGCTGATCGCCCTCCTCCACGACCGCGCCGCCGTGCACCCGCGTAAGGAGGCCGTCCTCCTCGAGTTTGACCAGGTCACGCCGGATCGTGGCGGGGCTCACACCCAGTTGCTCGGAGAGATCGGTCACGGCCGCGGGGCCACCGGAGCGCAGGGCCCGCAGGATGAGTTGGTGTCGTCGTTCTGCCAGCACGATGCGAACACTACTCGTCATCTTCAATCATCGCCATGCTCATTTCTGCTCGGGTATTGACCAATCTCTCTGAGCAGCGCACGATTCCGGTCACCGAAATGAAGAGTTTTGACGAGCTCTCCCCAGCGGGAGTCCCGAACGAGAGGACGCGATCCGTGGACGACGACCGGCCCGATGTGCTGCTGACCGGGCTGCTCTTCTACGACCTCGTCCTCACGGGGCTCGGGAAGCCGCCGACCCCGGGCGAGGAGATCTGGACGGGCGGCATGGGCTGCGGCCCGGGCGGCATCGCCAACCTGGCGGTGGCCGCCGCCCGCTTCGGCCTCAGGACCTCGCTGGCCACGGTGTTCGGCGACGACCTGTACGGCGAGTGGTGCCGGGACATCCTGTGCGACCAGGAGGACATCGACCTCTCGCTGTCGCGCACGGCGGACGGCTGGCCCACCCCGGTCACCGTCTCCCTCGCCTACGGCCACGACCGGGCCCTCGTCACCCACGGCCAGGAGCCCCCGTACTCGCAGGACGCGCTGATGGGCGACCCGCCCGAGGCGCGCACGGCCCTCGTGCACATCGAGGCCGAATCCCGCGAGTGGCTGGCCAAGGCCGCCGCGAACGGCACGCGGATCTACGCCGACGTCGGCTGGGACCCCACCCAGCAGTGGTCGACCGACCTGCTCGACCAGCTCTCCCTGTGCCACGCCTTCCTCCCCAACGAGACCGAGGCGATGGCCTACACCCGCACCGACAGCGCGGTCGCGGCCCTCGGCACGCTCAGCGAGCTGGTGCCGGTGGCCGTGGTGACGCGGGGCGGCGACGGGGCCGTGGCCGTCGACCAGATCACCGGCGAGT
Above is a window of Streptomyces sp. DT2A-34 DNA encoding:
- a CDS encoding glycoside hydrolase family 38 C-terminal domain-containing protein, which translates into the protein MHDERRRIEERVERVHNQRIRPAIYSATVPLEVEAWQAPGEPVSFEEAAAARYQPFAMDTPWGPPWGTTWFRMRGRVPAEWAGRRVEAVIDLGFVGDWPGNQAEALVHLPDGRPLKAVNPLNQYVPIGNPVSGGEEIDYLVEAASNPDILADNFSRTTRLGDVLTAGDKPLYTFQRADIAVLDEEVWHLDLDIQVLRELMVHLGEHEPRRHEIMHALDRAMDALDLDDISGSAAAVREVLAPALARPAHASAHTVSGVGHAHIDSAWLWPIRETKRKTSRTFSNVTSLADEYDDFIFACSQAQQYEWVRDNYPHVWARIQESVKKGQWAPVGGMWVEADGNLPGGEAIARQLIHGKRFFIEHFGVETKGVWLPDSFGYTAAYPQLAKLAGNEWFLTQKISWNQTNKFPHHTFWWEGIDGTRIFTHFPPVDTYNARFSGEEMDRAVRNYSEKGGGTRSLAPFGWGDGGGGPTREIMERARRLADLEGSPKVVVEHPDDFFAKAREEYPDAPVWVGELYLELHRATYTSQARTKQGNRRSEHRLREAELWATTAALHAPGYVYPYEKLDRLWKTVLLHQFHDILPGSSIAWVHREAEAEYARVAEELEALTAEAVAALGAGGTRVFNTSPFDRAEVVRTSEGAPAYVEVPASGSAPLTDAQPAQSVKVAGRVLDNGLVRVEVAQDGTLSSVFDLRANREVLADKGNLLRLHTDLPNYWDAWDIDKHYKNRYTDLLDADAVAVVEEDPLRGAIRVTRSFGKGSQVTQTITLRAGSPRIDFETEIDWHEAEKILKAGFPVDIRAPHSSAEIQFGHIQRPTHTNTSWEAARFEVSGHRWVHIAEPGYGVAVINDSTYGHDVSRTVREDGGTTTRVSLSLVRAPRIPDPEADQGRHRFTYSLLPGASIEDAVAEGYSLNLPLRVADAAGAPEPVVSVDGDGVTVEAVKLADDRSGDVVVRLYESGGGRATGVLRTGFPLAGAQVTDLLERPLQDADVTGDGGVAVALRPFQVLTLRLRRAEGS
- a CDS encoding 6-phospho-beta-glucosidase, which gives rise to MKLTILGGGGFRVPLVYGALLTDRAEGRVTQVVLHDLDAQRLSAVTRVLAEQAAGVPDAPEVTATTDLDEALRGADFVFSAIRVGGLEGRANDERVALAEGVLGQETVGAGGIAYGLRTVPVAIDIAQRVARLAPDAWVINFTNPAGLVTEAMSRHLGDRVIGICDSPVGLGRRIARVLGVKNPGEAWIDYVGLNHLGWVRGLRVAGRDELPRLLADPDLLGSFEEGKLFGVDWLRSLGAIPNEYLHYYYFNREAVRAYQQADKTRGAFLADQQAHFYREVERSDASALEIWDRTRAEREATYMSENRETAGAGERDADDLSGGYEKVALALMRAIARDERTTLILNVRNQGTLSVLDSEAVIEVPCLVDANGAHPVAVAPLPDHATGLVCSVKAVEREVLAAAESGSRTTAVKAFALHPLVDSVNVARRLVEGYAGVHPGLAYLR
- a CDS encoding DeoR/GlpR family DNA-binding transcription regulator, translating into MLAERRHQLILRALRSGGPAAVTDLSEQLGVSPATIRRDLVKLEEDGLLTRVHGGAVVEEGDQPFAEVAEMRVAEKDAIAARAASMIEDGQSVLLDIGTTAFRLARQLHGRRLTVITSNLVVYEELADDEGIELVVLGGMLRREYRSLVGFLTEDNLRQLHADWLFLGTSGVRPGGQVMDTTVVEVPVKRAMIKAGEKVVLLADAAKFPGTGMARVCGPDDLDVVVTNAPVDAVTRASLQEAGVEVVVAGMVQT
- a CDS encoding carbohydrate kinase family protein, with translation MDDDRPDVLLTGLLFYDLVLTGLGKPPTPGEEIWTGGMGCGPGGIANLAVAAARFGLRTSLATVFGDDLYGEWCRDILCDQEDIDLSLSRTADGWPTPVTVSLAYGHDRALVTHGQEPPYSQDALMGDPPEARTALVHIEAESREWLAKAAANGTRIYADVGWDPTQQWSTDLLDQLSLCHAFLPNETEAMAYTRTDSAVAALGTLSELVPVAVVTRGGDGAVAVDQITGEYAEVPALDVDLLDATGAGDVFGASFVAASLGGWPLEERLRFAVLAAGLSVRHHGGALAAPGWYGVDHWWRSAKDPDLRRAYGFLAHRIPADVGPPVRHAPVTPPAGPTPVGPRASDRRH